The following coding sequences are from one Aeromicrobium duanguangcaii window:
- a CDS encoding ABC transporter permease codes for MTTDVLVAADTPSAEPPGRRGGLSPLARYLLIRLALIVPMLWVLVTLVFFLMRVIGDPITAAQGGRLTPAQIAERKAEAGLDRPILTQYLEYLGNILRGDFGTTLTDNRDVTDILIVNGAATLELSFWALLVAFAVGIPLGRIAARYRDRWPDVLLRLFAIVAYAAPVFFVGLLLKLATAPFGWPTSGRASTATELTLAKVEPQTNIMIIDALLWGEPTYVWDVLQHAVLPALALGLLTGGVFLRLVRVNLLQTLRADYVTAARARGVSERQVERKHAFRNALVPVVTVMGMQIAMLLAGAVLTETTFEWKGIGYELAQYLIRRDFLAVQGIVTAIAFVVCIASFLIDAIVALVDPRVRF; via the coding sequence GTGACCACTGACGTCCTCGTCGCCGCCGACACACCGTCGGCCGAGCCGCCCGGCCGCCGCGGCGGGCTGAGCCCGCTCGCGCGCTACCTGCTGATCCGACTGGCCCTGATCGTGCCCATGCTGTGGGTGCTGGTCACGTTGGTCTTCTTCCTCATGCGCGTGATCGGCGACCCGATCACCGCGGCGCAGGGCGGCCGGCTGACACCGGCCCAGATCGCCGAGCGCAAGGCCGAGGCCGGCCTCGACCGGCCGATCCTGACCCAGTACCTCGAGTACCTCGGCAACATCCTGCGCGGCGACTTCGGCACGACGCTGACCGACAACCGCGATGTCACCGACATCCTCATCGTCAACGGCGCGGCCACGCTCGAGCTGTCCTTCTGGGCGCTCCTGGTGGCGTTCGCCGTGGGCATCCCGCTGGGCCGCATCGCCGCCCGGTACCGCGACCGCTGGCCCGACGTGCTGCTGCGGCTGTTCGCGATCGTCGCGTACGCCGCGCCGGTCTTCTTCGTGGGCCTGCTGCTGAAGCTGGCGACCGCGCCGTTCGGCTGGCCGACCTCGGGCCGCGCCTCGACCGCCACCGAGCTGACCCTGGCGAAGGTCGAGCCCCAGACCAACATCATGATCATCGACGCCCTGCTGTGGGGCGAGCCGACGTACGTGTGGGACGTCCTGCAGCACGCGGTGCTGCCGGCCCTCGCGCTGGGCCTGCTCACCGGCGGCGTCTTCCTGCGCCTCGTGCGCGTCAACCTGCTGCAGACGCTGCGCGCCGACTACGTCACGGCCGCCCGCGCCCGTGGCGTCTCCGAGCGTCAGGTCGAGCGCAAGCACGCGTTCCGCAACGCCCTCGTCCCCGTCGTCACGGTCATGGGCATGCAGATCGCCATGCTGCTGGCCGGCGCCGTGCTGACCGAGACGACCTTCGAGTGGAAGGGCATCGGCTACGAGCTGGCGCAGTACCTGATCCGGCGTGACTTCCTCGCCGTGCAGGGCATCGTCACCGCGATCGCGTTCGTCGTGTGCATCGCGAGTTTCCTCATCGACGCCATCGTGGCGCTCGTCGACCCCCGAGTGAGGTTCTGA
- a CDS encoding enoyl-CoA hydratase/isomerase family protein — translation MTVDLRHDAGVTTLTFSSGPVNLYSLELHDEFDAALDEVEADLPRVLVVRAEGKIVSGGVDVAQFHARKTKADTQALYDRMLELPERFAALPVPTVFVAHALTLTWALEVALACDVLLASEKAKFGLVERVIGLTPTMGGTQRFAGRAGVARAKEFVFTGTPYDAATLERWNVVNRVFAPDELDAGVDAFAADLAVGPTRAFGAAKQILREFEAGGVPGSIARTTAIAAELFDTEDLQHGMASFLADGPGNATFAGR, via the coding sequence GTGACCGTCGACCTGCGCCACGACGCGGGGGTCACGACGCTGACCTTCTCGTCGGGCCCGGTGAACCTCTACTCGCTGGAGCTCCACGACGAGTTCGACGCAGCGCTGGACGAGGTCGAGGCCGACCTGCCTCGCGTCCTCGTGGTGCGCGCCGAGGGCAAGATCGTCTCCGGCGGCGTGGACGTCGCGCAGTTCCACGCCCGGAAGACGAAGGCCGACACCCAGGCGCTCTACGACCGCATGCTGGAGCTGCCCGAGCGCTTCGCCGCGCTGCCGGTGCCGACCGTGTTCGTCGCGCACGCCCTCACGCTGACGTGGGCCCTCGAGGTCGCGCTCGCCTGTGACGTGCTGCTGGCCTCCGAGAAGGCGAAGTTCGGCCTGGTCGAGCGGGTCATCGGTCTCACCCCCACGATGGGCGGCACGCAGCGCTTCGCGGGCCGTGCCGGCGTCGCGCGGGCCAAGGAGTTCGTGTTCACCGGGACCCCGTACGACGCGGCCACCCTCGAGCGCTGGAACGTCGTGAACCGCGTCTTCGCCCCCGACGAGCTGGACGCCGGCGTCGACGCCTTCGCCGCGGACCTCGCGGTGGGCCCCACCCGCGCCTTCGGCGCCGCCAAGCAGATCCTGCGCGAGTTCGAGGCCGGCGGCGTGCCCGGCTCGATCGCCCGCACCACCGCCATCGCCGCCGAGCTCTTCGACACCGAGGACCTCCAGCACGGCATGGCCTCCTTCCTCGCCGACGGCCCCGGCAACGCCACCTTCGCCGGCCGCTGA
- a CDS encoding peptidylprolyl isomerase: MPINATLHTNRGDIKIELFDHQAPKTVANFVGLAEGTKEWIDPATGSVSTKPFYDGLTFHRVISNFMLQGGDPLGDGRGGPGYEFDDEFHPELQFDRPYLLAMANAGTKPNGSGTNGSQFFITVAKTEWLNRKHSIFGEVKDPESRAVVDAIAAIETDRFDRPAEPVVIESVTIER; encoded by the coding sequence GTGCCCATCAACGCAACGCTCCACACCAACCGTGGAGACATCAAGATCGAGCTGTTCGACCACCAAGCACCCAAAACGGTGGCGAACTTCGTCGGCTTGGCCGAGGGCACGAAGGAATGGATCGATCCCGCCACTGGTTCGGTGTCGACGAAGCCCTTCTACGACGGGCTCACGTTCCACCGCGTGATCTCCAACTTCATGCTCCAGGGCGGCGACCCGCTCGGTGACGGCCGCGGTGGACCCGGGTACGAGTTCGACGACGAGTTCCACCCGGAGCTGCAGTTCGATCGCCCGTACCTGCTCGCCATGGCCAACGCCGGCACCAAGCCCAACGGCTCCGGAACGAACGGCTCGCAGTTCTTCATCACGGTCGCCAAGACCGAGTGGCTGAACCGCAAGCACTCCATCTTCGGCGAGGTCAAGGATCCCGAGAGCCGCGCCGTGGTCGACGCGATCGCCGCGATCGAGACCGACCGGTTCGACCGTCCGGCCGAGCCCGTCGTGATCGAATCCGTGACCATCGAGCGGTGA
- a CDS encoding rhomboid family intramembrane serine protease — MNPEGAGQQTCYRHPDRPAYIQCQRCQRYICPQDMREASVGFQCPECVSRGQAAVRQPRTIAGGAVTGNAGTITFAIIAINIAAQVVVMATGGAGNPNQSGFFRWGWMSGIEVAQGDYWRLLTAAFLHGSLIHIALNMFALYLFGPYVEQTLGRVRYVITYLTLAIGSSVLVYLLASPFTPTIGASGAVFGLFGLALIFLIRTRQNITGMVVILAINAFFSLRSGISWEGHLGGFLTGVALGLVFAYAPRDRRTLTQVVAFVALWALFIAAIAWRTDNLVGSLIPGFA; from the coding sequence GTGAACCCCGAGGGCGCCGGTCAGCAGACCTGCTACCGGCATCCCGACCGGCCCGCGTACATCCAGTGCCAGCGGTGCCAGCGGTACATCTGTCCACAGGACATGCGTGAGGCCAGCGTCGGCTTCCAGTGCCCCGAGTGCGTGAGCCGGGGCCAGGCAGCCGTGCGCCAGCCGCGCACGATCGCGGGCGGGGCCGTCACCGGCAACGCCGGGACCATCACCTTCGCGATCATCGCGATCAACATCGCGGCCCAGGTCGTGGTGATGGCCACCGGCGGCGCCGGGAACCCCAACCAGAGCGGCTTCTTCCGCTGGGGCTGGATGAGCGGCATCGAGGTCGCCCAGGGTGACTACTGGCGCCTGCTCACCGCTGCGTTCCTGCACGGCAGCCTGATCCACATCGCCCTGAACATGTTCGCGCTGTACCTCTTCGGGCCGTACGTCGAGCAGACCCTGGGCCGGGTCCGATACGTCATCACCTACCTGACGCTCGCCATCGGCTCGTCCGTGCTCGTCTATCTGCTCGCGAGCCCGTTCACCCCCACGATTGGCGCGTCCGGGGCGGTGTTCGGCCTGTTCGGGCTGGCGTTGATCTTCCTGATCCGCACGCGCCAGAACATCACCGGGATGGTCGTCATCCTGGCGATCAACGCGTTCTTCAGCCTGCGCTCGGGGATCAGCTGGGAGGGCCACCTCGGCGGCTTCCTCACCGGTGTCGCGCTCGGCCTGGTGTTCGCCTACGCGCCGCGCGACCGTCGCACGCTGACGCAGGTCGTGGCCTTCGTGGCCCTGTGGGCGCTGTTCATCGCCGCGATCGCGTGGCGGACCGACAACCTCGTCGGGTCGCTCATTCCCGGCTTCGCCTGA
- a CDS encoding SURF1 family protein has product MIDRPGPGAWFAPRLLGLHLFAIVAIGFCLFMGTWQLGVYDQRQDDERVEAADAAPADITSVWGPGEVFTTDQDQRAVTVTGRFRPAAEQLWVTDRDQGDRSGAWLLAPVTVDNAQLMVVRGWAPKPTATFPDVPVGDVSFEAVLQPGQESGAGWDPQARTIGSVRIPTLLNELGYDNLWSGFAIATDQKVAGGLDVAEVPSPDVSWTAGGRNLGYGLQWWVFAVFALFMWWRMSREMVLGRDR; this is encoded by the coding sequence ATGATCGATCGGCCGGGACCGGGTGCGTGGTTTGCTCCGCGCCTGCTCGGCCTGCACCTGTTCGCGATCGTCGCGATCGGGTTCTGTCTGTTCATGGGCACGTGGCAGCTGGGCGTCTACGACCAGCGTCAGGACGATGAGCGGGTCGAGGCGGCCGACGCCGCCCCCGCCGACATCACGTCGGTGTGGGGTCCGGGCGAGGTCTTCACGACCGACCAGGACCAGCGCGCCGTCACGGTGACGGGTCGGTTCCGGCCGGCGGCCGAGCAGCTCTGGGTCACCGATCGTGACCAGGGCGATCGCTCGGGCGCTTGGCTGCTGGCGCCGGTCACGGTCGACAACGCCCAGCTGATGGTCGTGCGGGGTTGGGCGCCCAAGCCCACCGCCACGTTCCCCGACGTGCCGGTCGGCGACGTCTCCTTCGAGGCGGTGCTGCAGCCGGGCCAGGAGTCCGGCGCGGGCTGGGATCCCCAGGCCCGCACGATCGGCTCGGTGCGGATCCCGACCCTGCTGAACGAGCTCGGCTACGACAACCTGTGGTCCGGCTTCGCGATCGCGACCGATCAGAAGGTGGCCGGCGGCCTGGACGTCGCCGAGGTCCCGTCGCCCGACGTGTCGTGGACGGCCGGCGGCCGCAACCTCGGATACGGACTGCAATGGTGGGTGTTCGCGGTCTTCGCGCTCTTCATGTGGTGGCGCATGTCCCGCGAGATGGTGCTTGGCCGAGATCGGTAA
- a CDS encoding VOC family protein produces MADDVTLGITIDCTDPRLLARFWMTALPYVEASPPAGWASWEDFLTAWDVPESEWNDGAAIEPENGSGPTISFLKVPEPKQTKNRVHLDVKVSGGRHVDPQTRESRIRAKQAELLAAGAVNLTEYLAGDHLDHFVMADPEGNEFCIA; encoded by the coding sequence ATGGCCGACGACGTCACCCTCGGTATCACGATCGACTGCACCGACCCCCGACTGCTGGCGCGCTTCTGGATGACGGCGCTGCCCTACGTCGAGGCGTCGCCCCCGGCCGGGTGGGCGTCCTGGGAGGACTTCCTCACCGCATGGGATGTACCCGAGTCCGAGTGGAACGACGGTGCCGCCATCGAGCCCGAGAACGGCTCCGGACCCACGATCAGCTTCCTGAAGGTGCCCGAGCCCAAGCAGACGAAGAACCGCGTCCACCTCGATGTGAAGGTCTCCGGCGGGCGCCACGTGGATCCGCAGACGCGCGAGAGCCGCATCCGTGCCAAGCAGGCCGAGCTGCTCGCCGCCGGAGCCGTGAACCTCACCGAGTACCTGGCCGGCGACCACCTCGACCATTTCGTGATGGCCGATCCCGAGGGCAACGAGTTCTGCATCGCCTGA
- a CDS encoding ABC transporter substrate-binding protein: MNSMRRRATVLAAATLAGSVLAACGSGRSDDSDAGLIVGTTDKVVSIDPAGSYDNGSMAVQTQVYQYLLNFPAGSTELTPDAAEKCDFEKPTVYVCTIKSGLKFANGNELSASDVAFSFQRIVDINDPNGPASLLGAMKKVEARDDSTVAFTLAAPNDQTFAQVLVTSAGPIVDEETYPADKLLSDEEAVEANGFSGPYTLGEYKKNELAEFTINSDYDGTYGEPKADVTMRYYADSNNLKLDVEKGDIDVAYRSLTPTDIESLEKKKDDVTVHTGPGGELRYIVFNLKTMPGDGDDQKLAVRKAAASLVDRDEISSEVYKGTFTPAYSAVPDGQKGATEAFKDAYGDKPDADAAKKYLEDAGVKTPVTLNLQWSPDHYGSSSDQEYQAVKRQLEADGLFKVNLQSTEWNTYSEERVSDAYPAFQLGWFPDFPDADNYLTPFFAPNNFLQSHYEDDAMTKLLDAQRVDSDQASREATLAEAQDMVAAQVPILPLLTGAQVAVSGTDVKGVDDTLDASFKFRFSSLSK; this comes from the coding sequence ATGAATTCCATGCGGCGACGCGCCACCGTCCTGGCTGCTGCCACCCTCGCCGGCTCCGTGCTGGCGGCGTGCGGCTCCGGCCGGAGCGACGACAGCGACGCAGGCCTGATCGTGGGCACCACCGACAAGGTGGTCTCGATCGACCCGGCCGGCTCGTACGACAACGGCTCGATGGCGGTGCAGACGCAGGTGTACCAGTACCTGCTCAACTTCCCGGCCGGCAGCACCGAGCTCACGCCGGACGCGGCGGAGAAGTGCGACTTCGAGAAGCCCACCGTGTACGTGTGCACGATCAAGTCCGGCCTGAAGTTCGCCAACGGCAACGAGCTCAGCGCGTCCGATGTCGCGTTCTCGTTCCAGCGCATCGTCGACATCAACGATCCCAACGGCCCGGCGTCGCTGCTCGGCGCCATGAAGAAGGTCGAGGCGCGTGACGACTCGACCGTCGCGTTCACGCTCGCCGCGCCGAACGACCAGACCTTCGCCCAGGTGCTCGTCACCTCGGCCGGTCCGATCGTCGACGAGGAGACCTACCCCGCCGACAAGCTGCTCTCCGACGAGGAGGCGGTCGAGGCCAACGGCTTCTCCGGCCCCTACACGCTCGGCGAGTACAAGAAGAACGAGCTGGCCGAGTTCACGATCAACTCCGACTACGACGGCACCTACGGTGAGCCGAAGGCCGACGTGACGATGCGGTACTACGCCGACTCGAACAACCTCAAGCTCGACGTCGAGAAGGGTGACATCGACGTCGCGTACCGCTCGCTGACGCCGACCGACATCGAGAGCCTCGAGAAGAAGAAGGACGACGTCACGGTCCACACCGGCCCCGGTGGCGAGCTGCGCTACATCGTCTTCAACCTCAAGACGATGCCCGGCGACGGCGACGACCAGAAGCTGGCCGTCCGCAAGGCCGCGGCCTCGCTGGTCGACCGCGACGAGATCTCATCCGAGGTCTACAAGGGCACGTTCACGCCCGCGTACTCGGCCGTCCCCGACGGCCAGAAGGGCGCCACCGAGGCGTTCAAGGACGCCTACGGCGACAAGCCGGACGCCGACGCCGCCAAGAAGTACCTCGAGGACGCGGGCGTGAAGACCCCCGTCACGCTCAACCTGCAGTGGAGCCCCGACCACTACGGCAGCAGCTCGGACCAGGAGTACCAGGCGGTCAAGCGCCAGCTCGAGGCCGATGGCCTGTTCAAGGTCAACCTGCAGTCGACGGAGTGGAACACCTACTCCGAGGAGCGCGTCAGCGACGCCTACCCCGCCTTCCAACTGGGCTGGTTCCCGGACTTCCCGGACGCCGACAACTACCTGACCCCGTTCTTCGCGCCGAACAACTTCCTCCAGTCGCACTACGAGGATGACGCGATGACGAAGCTGCTCGACGCCCAGCGCGTCGACTCCGACCAGGCGTCGCGCGAGGCGACCCTGGCCGAGGCGCAGGACATGGTCGCCGCCCAGGTGCCGATCCTGCCGCTGCTGACCGGCGCGCAGGTCGCCGTGTCGGGCACGGACGTCAAGGGCGTGGACGACACGCTCGACGCGTCGTTCAAGTTCCGGTTCTCGTCGCTGTCGAAGTAA
- a CDS encoding ABC transporter ATP-binding protein/permease, which translates to MRYPGKSVVEQSHGLQRFMLLLGAFLIAFFLVLAVFAPWLAPYDFNQVRGDDGVLFGTQQPPSADHWFGTTVGGTDVLSRVIYGARTAVEVIVLAVAVSSLIGVPLGLVSGYLGGWLDKTLVLVMDALYSFPSLLLAIVVSIVVSGGSSGALGGIASAAISITVIFIPQYFRVIRNATVSVKTEPYVDAAKVVGVRTPRILRKHVLSNVAQTLPVIATLNASEAILTLAALGFLGFGIEPSAAAEWGYDLNKAMPDATNDIWWTGLFPGLAIVLVVLGVTLLGESLNDITNPLLRTRGGDKAESELEIELAEDLAPAPEVAAGAEVPVGADGQPPRRTAVLSLSNLRISFGTDAGRIVAVDDVGFDVEPGEVVAVVGESGSGKSVTSRAVMGLLPGTANVDGSAVLRTSDAAERELIGMSSRDLRPVRGDEISMIFQEPSTALDPVRTVGWQIIEAIRAHRDVSKSQARARAVELLDLVGLPDPAQRVDYYPHQLSGGQKQRVMIAIAIACDPDVIVADEPTTALDVTVQAAILELLLDLRDRLGTAIVLITHNMGVVADMADRVVVMYRGKIVETAPVDQLFAAPAHPYTRALLDSVPHLGRADERATGPVPLENAPVVLDLDDIVVEFPGGWGEPAFRAVDHVSLQVHRGEVLGLVGESGSGKSTLGRVAVGLQQPTSGTVRVGGELISGLSDADLRPFRSRFGFVFQDPAASLNPRMSILDCIAEPLRVHTDLTSTQVTEKVQSLLDSVELPRDFAERFPHELSGGQRQRISLARALALDPDLLIADEPTSALDVSVQSRVLDLFLELQQRLQFACLFITHDLAVVDTLANRVAVMQRGKLVELGDREQVLRSPAQEYTRSLIAAVPVPDPDEQRRRRAERGNLLTGA; encoded by the coding sequence ATGCGGTACCCCGGCAAGAGCGTCGTCGAGCAGTCCCACGGACTGCAGCGGTTCATGCTGCTGCTCGGCGCCTTCCTCATCGCGTTCTTCCTCGTGCTCGCGGTCTTCGCGCCGTGGCTGGCCCCCTACGACTTCAACCAGGTGCGCGGCGACGACGGCGTCCTGTTCGGCACCCAGCAGCCGCCGAGCGCCGACCACTGGTTCGGCACGACCGTCGGCGGCACCGACGTCCTGTCCCGCGTGATCTACGGCGCGCGCACCGCCGTCGAGGTCATCGTGCTGGCCGTGGCCGTGTCGAGCCTGATCGGCGTCCCGCTGGGCCTGGTCTCGGGCTACCTCGGCGGCTGGCTCGACAAGACCCTCGTCCTGGTGATGGACGCGCTGTACTCGTTCCCCTCGCTGCTGCTGGCGATCGTCGTGTCGATCGTGGTCTCGGGCGGCTCGAGCGGGGCCCTGGGCGGCATCGCGTCGGCGGCGATCTCGATCACCGTCATCTTCATCCCGCAGTACTTCCGCGTCATCCGCAACGCGACCGTCTCGGTCAAGACCGAGCCGTACGTCGACGCCGCGAAGGTCGTGGGCGTCCGCACGCCGCGCATCCTGCGCAAGCACGTCCTGTCGAACGTGGCGCAGACCCTGCCGGTCATCGCCACGCTGAACGCCTCCGAGGCGATCCTGACGCTGGCGGCCCTGGGCTTCCTGGGCTTCGGCATCGAGCCGTCGGCCGCCGCCGAATGGGGTTACGACCTCAACAAGGCGATGCCCGACGCGACGAACGACATCTGGTGGACGGGCCTGTTCCCGGGCCTGGCCATCGTGCTGGTCGTGCTCGGCGTGACGCTGCTCGGCGAGAGCCTCAACGACATCACGAACCCCTTGCTGCGCACCCGTGGCGGCGACAAGGCCGAGAGCGAACTCGAGATCGAGCTCGCCGAGGACCTGGCCCCGGCCCCCGAGGTGGCAGCGGGCGCCGAGGTCCCGGTCGGGGCGGACGGCCAGCCGCCGCGACGCACGGCGGTCCTGTCGCTGTCGAACCTGCGCATCAGCTTCGGCACCGATGCCGGCCGGATCGTCGCGGTGGACGACGTCGGGTTCGACGTCGAGCCCGGTGAGGTCGTGGCCGTGGTCGGCGAGTCCGGTTCGGGCAAGTCCGTCACGTCCCGTGCCGTCATGGGCCTGCTGCCCGGCACGGCGAACGTCGACGGCTCGGCGGTCCTGCGCACGTCCGACGCCGCCGAGCGCGAGCTCATCGGGATGAGCTCGCGCGACCTGCGCCCCGTTCGTGGCGACGAGATCTCGATGATCTTCCAGGAGCCCTCGACCGCGCTCGATCCGGTGCGCACCGTGGGGTGGCAGATCATCGAGGCGATCCGCGCGCACCGGGACGTCAGCAAGTCGCAGGCCCGCGCCCGCGCGGTCGAGCTGCTCGACCTGGTCGGGCTGCCCGATCCCGCGCAGCGCGTCGACTACTACCCGCACCAGCTCTCGGGCGGTCAGAAGCAGCGCGTCATGATCGCCATCGCGATCGCCTGCGACCCCGACGTGATCGTGGCGGACGAGCCCACCACGGCGCTCGACGTCACGGTCCAGGCCGCGATCCTCGAGCTGCTACTGGACCTGCGGGACCGGCTCGGCACCGCGATCGTGCTGATCACGCACAACATGGGCGTCGTCGCCGACATGGCCGATCGCGTCGTGGTGATGTACCGCGGCAAGATCGTCGAGACGGCGCCGGTCGACCAGCTGTTCGCGGCTCCGGCGCACCCCTACACGCGCGCCCTGCTGGACTCGGTGCCCCACCTCGGTCGCGCCGACGAGCGGGCGACGGGTCCGGTCCCGCTGGAGAACGCGCCCGTCGTACTGGACCTGGACGACATCGTCGTCGAGTTCCCCGGCGGCTGGGGCGAGCCGGCCTTCCGGGCCGTCGACCACGTCAGCCTGCAGGTGCACCGCGGCGAGGTTCTCGGACTCGTGGGCGAGTCCGGCTCGGGCAAGTCGACGCTCGGACGGGTGGCCGTCGGCCTCCAGCAGCCGACGTCGGGCACCGTGCGAGTGGGCGGCGAGCTCATCTCGGGGCTGAGTGACGCCGATCTGCGGCCGTTCCGCAGCCGATTCGGCTTCGTCTTCCAGGACCCCGCCGCGTCGCTCAACCCGCGGATGTCGATCCTGGACTGCATCGCCGAGCCGCTGCGGGTGCACACCGATCTGACGAGCACGCAGGTGACCGAGAAGGTCCAGAGCCTGCTCGACTCGGTCGAGCTGCCCCGCGACTTCGCCGAGCGGTTCCCGCACGAGCTGTCCGGCGGCCAGCGCCAGCGCATCAGCCTGGCCCGCGCCCTGGCCCTCGATCCCGACCTGCTGATCGCGGACGAGCCGACGTCGGCCCTGGACGTGTCGGTGCAGTCGCGGGTGCTGGACCTGTTCCTGGAATTGCAGCAGCGGCTGCAGTTCGCCTGCCTGTTCATCACGCACGACCTCGCCGTCGTGGACACCCTGGCCAACCGGGTGGCCGTGATGCAGCGCGGAAAGCTGGTCGAGCTGGGCGATCGCGAGCAGGTCCTGCGGTCCCCGGCGCAGGAGTACACCCGCAGCCTGATCGCCGCGGTGCCCGTGCCCGATCCGGACGAGCAGCGCCGTCGTCGCGCCGAGCGGGGGAATCTGCTGACCGGCGCGTAG
- a CDS encoding DUF3817 domain-containing protein, with the protein MNDRLLRAYQVMATIVGLNLLIVMAGFIGKIATDAGSWWNLNQDMFLVIDQVHGFLFMILIVIVARLTLREKWSWGFMLSVIVLACIPFVSFWSERRTTLRVHAGRQRAAAV; encoded by the coding sequence GTGAACGATCGACTGCTGCGCGCTTACCAGGTCATGGCGACCATCGTCGGACTCAACCTCCTGATCGTGATGGCGGGCTTCATCGGCAAGATCGCCACCGACGCGGGCTCGTGGTGGAACCTCAACCAGGACATGTTCCTGGTCATCGACCAGGTGCACGGCTTCCTGTTCATGATCCTGATCGTCATCGTCGCCCGCCTGACCCTGCGCGAGAAGTGGTCCTGGGGCTTCATGCTCAGCGTCATCGTGCTGGCGTGCATCCCGTTCGTGTCCTTCTGGTCCGAGCGCCGCACCACCCTGCGCGTCCACGCCGGCCGCCAGCGCGCCGCTGCGGTCTGA
- a CDS encoding helix-turn-helix transcriptional regulator — translation MLNHVLRTREERGWSQKRLADELGVSRQTVISIEKGRYDPSLPLAFRLAEVFECRIEDLFVPGHDEG, via the coding sequence ATGCTCAACCACGTCCTGCGCACGCGCGAGGAGCGCGGATGGTCGCAGAAGCGCCTCGCCGACGAGCTCGGCGTCTCGCGCCAGACCGTGATCTCGATCGAGAAGGGCCGGTACGACCCCTCACTGCCGTTGGCGTTCCGGCTGGCCGAGGTGTTCGAGTGCCGGATCGAGGACCTGTTCGTCCCCGGGCACGACGAGGGCTAG
- the glyA gene encoding serine hydroxymethyltransferase — protein sequence MSHDQHLADFDPDIAALLDAELARQQTTLEMIASENFAPVAALEAQGSVLTNKYAEGYPGKRYYGGCEFVDQVEQLAIDRLKQLFDAEYANVQPHSGASANAAALHAIATAGDTILGLDLANGGHLTHGMKLNFSGRLYNPIAYHVVPETGLVDMDEVRALAIEHRPRVIIAGWSAYPRQLDFAAFRAIADEVDAVLWVDMAHFAGLVAAGLHPSPLPHAHIVTTTTHKTLGGPRGGAILTNDEAIAKKMRSAVFPGQQGGPLEHVIAAKAVAFKMALQPEFAERQQRTIEGAKILADRLLADDAVAAGVQVLTGGTDVHLVLVDLRNSELDGQQAEDRLDQVGITVNRNAVPNDPRPPMVTSGLRIGTPALATRGFGAEEFREVADVIAAALQPGEVDIEGLRKRTAVLAERFPLYPGLKPFTS from the coding sequence ATGAGCCATGACCAGCATCTCGCCGATTTCGATCCCGACATCGCGGCGCTCCTCGACGCCGAGCTGGCTCGCCAGCAGACGACGCTCGAGATGATCGCCTCCGAGAACTTCGCTCCCGTCGCCGCCCTCGAGGCGCAGGGCAGCGTGCTGACGAACAAGTACGCCGAGGGCTACCCCGGCAAGCGCTACTACGGCGGCTGCGAGTTCGTCGACCAGGTCGAGCAGCTGGCCATCGACCGGCTCAAGCAGCTCTTCGACGCCGAGTATGCCAACGTGCAGCCCCACTCGGGCGCCTCGGCCAACGCCGCCGCCCTGCACGCGATCGCCACGGCAGGCGACACGATCCTGGGCCTGGATCTGGCCAACGGCGGCCACCTGACGCACGGCATGAAGCTCAACTTCTCCGGCCGCCTCTACAACCCCATCGCCTACCACGTCGTCCCCGAGACCGGCCTGGTCGACATGGACGAGGTGCGCGCCCTCGCGATCGAGCACCGCCCCCGCGTGATCATCGCCGGCTGGTCGGCCTACCCGCGCCAGCTCGACTTCGCCGCGTTCCGCGCGATCGCCGACGAGGTCGACGCGGTCCTGTGGGTCGACATGGCCCACTTCGCCGGCCTCGTCGCCGCGGGTCTGCACCCGAGCCCGCTGCCGCACGCGCACATCGTCACCACCACGACGCACAAAACCCTCGGCGGTCCGCGCGGTGGCGCGATCCTCACCAACGACGAGGCGATCGCCAAGAAGATGCGCTCCGCGGTGTTCCCCGGCCAGCAGGGCGGCCCGCTCGAGCACGTGATCGCCGCCAAGGCCGTCGCGTTCAAGATGGCCCTCCAGCCGGAGTTCGCCGAGCGTCAGCAGCGCACCATCGAGGGCGCCAAGATCCTCGCCGACCGGCTCCTGGCCGACGACGCGGTCGCTGCCGGCGTCCAGGTCCTCACCGGTGGCACCGACGTGCACCTGGTCCTGGTCGACCTGCGCAACTCCGAGCTCGATGGTCAGCAGGCCGAGGACCGCCTCGACCAGGTCGGCATCACGGTCAACCGCAACGCCGTCCCGAACGACCCGCGCCCGCCGATGGTCACGTCTGGTCTGCGGATCGGCACTCCCGCGCTGGCCACCCGGGGCTTCGGTGCCGAGGAGTTCCGCGAGGTCGCCGACGTCATCGCCGCCGCGCTGCAGCCCGGCGAGGTCGACATCGAGGGCCTGCGCAAGCGCACGGCCGTCCTGGCCGAGCGCTTCCCGCTCTACCCCGGCCTCAAGCCGTTCACGTCATGA